From a single Deltaproteobacteria bacterium genomic region:
- a CDS encoding HAD-IA family hydrolase yields MKNGRIKTVFFDAADTLFYIREGLGHTYAGVARKYGSDAGPERIKKAFSRAFGSAPPLAFGNVSKEERKGLEKQWWRTVVEDVYNEVGMFDEFDAHFDELFEVFRSDAWALFPETIEVLSTLRSRGYNLGIISNFDSRVYDVMERLEIYQFFDTFVISSEAGHAKPAHGIYSLALERTGSDPRESMHIGDDLENDFHGPRALGIKTLLLDREGQFKSDGGVDRIENLRELEKHL; encoded by the coding sequence ATGAAGAACGGAAGGATAAAAACCGTATTTTTCGACGCCGCGGACACCCTTTTTTATATCAGGGAGGGTCTCGGCCATACTTACGCGGGTGTAGCGAGAAAATACGGCTCTGACGCCGGTCCCGAGCGTATAAAAAAGGCGTTCTCCCGGGCGTTCGGCTCGGCCCCGCCTCTGGCCTTCGGCAATGTATCGAAAGAGGAAAGAAAGGGGCTCGAAAAACAGTGGTGGCGCACGGTAGTCGAGGATGTATATAACGAGGTCGGGATGTTCGATGAATTCGACGCTCATTTCGATGAGCTGTTCGAAGTCTTCAGGAGCGACGCATGGGCGCTCTTCCCGGAAACGATAGAAGTGCTTTCGACGCTCAGGTCGCGCGGATATAATCTCGGCATAATTTCAAACTTCGACTCAAGGGTATATGACGTCATGGAAAGGCTCGAGATATACCAATTCTTCGATACGTTCGTCATATCGAGCGAAGCCGGTCACGCCAAACCCGCGCACGGGATTTATTCTCTCGCCCTTGAGAGAACAGGCTCAGATCCACGCGAGTCCATGCACATCGGAGACGACCTTGAAAACGATTTTCACGGACCAAGGGCGCTCGGAATAAAGACGCTTCTTCTGGACAGGGAAGGGCAATTCAAATCGGACGGCGGAGTGGACAGAATTGAAAATCTGAGGGAACTAGAAAAGCATCTTTAA
- a CDS encoding response regulator → MNSRDDNGYAVAVSGDLFFSSKIRQAAKINNVVVDFVKNPDGLIDKLASRPPSLLVVDLNYKKIEPLELIKVLKITPGLKDIPVIGYLPHVEKDLKNKAVEAGYDIVLPRSRFSREVGDILKRYTGI, encoded by the coding sequence ATGAATAGCCGAGATGATAATGGGTATGCTGTCGCGGTGAGTGGCGATCTGTTTTTTTCATCAAAAATAAGACAGGCGGCTAAAATAAATAACGTAGTCGTTGATTTTGTCAAAAACCCGGACGGTCTGATAGATAAACTGGCTTCGCGTCCCCCTTCCCTTCTCGTCGTGGATCTGAACTATAAAAAAATCGAGCCTCTGGAGCTTATAAAGGTGCTTAAAATTACCCCCGGGCTTAAAGATATTCCGGTTATAGGGTATTTGCCTCATGTGGAAAAGGATTTAAAAAATAAAGCTGTCGAAGCCGGATACGATATCGTCCTGCCCAGGTCGAGATTCTCACGTGAAGTCGGGGATATACTGAAACGGTACACAGGAATCTAG
- the metH gene encoding methionine synthase — MNKPEHESYKSLRLLLNERILFMDGAMGTMVQRYKLEEEDFRGDIFKEHPHDLKGDNDLLCLTRPEIISEIHRLYLEAGADIIETNTFNANRISQADYKLEHIVYELNKKAAELAKESVEEFMKEDPERKCFVAGALGPTTKTASISPDVNNPALRGVTFDELVDAYYEQVTGLVDGGTDIILAETTFDTLNLKAAIYAVYRFFDEHAVRLPFMLSVTITDASGRTLSGQTVEAFWNSVRHAEPLSVGINCALGAQEMRPYIEELSRIADCYISCYPNAGLPNPLSETGYDQTPEDTSSYLEDFAESGFVNIVGGCCGTTPDHIKAIADKVRKFPPRKIPEISPATRLSGLEALNIGENAPFIMIGERTNVTGSPRFARLIKEDDFESALSVAKQQVENGANIIDVNFDEALLDGEACMTRFLNLIASEPDISRVPIMIDSSKFTVIEEGLKCIQGKGIVNSISLKEGEDKFLEQAWKVMHYGAAAVVMAFDEKGQAATKEDKVRICRRVYELLTERVGMDPDDIIFDPNVLTVATGIEEHNNYALDFIEAVKEIKAVCPGAKTSGGISNISFSFRGNNVVREAMHSAFLYHAINAGLDMAIVNAGMLEVYENIDPELLEKVEDVLLNRRLDATEILVDYAEKIKDTGKVREKETEKWREGSVEERLSHALVKGIVDYIEDDTEEARRKFEKPLEVIEGPLMEGMKVVGKLFGEGKMFLPQVVKSARVMKKAVAYLEPFMEAEKAKSGAGRPKGKFVIATVKGDVHDIGKNIVSVVLGCNNYEVIDLGVMVPCENILKTAREMDANIIGLSGLITPSLDEMVHNASEMERQGFKTPLLIGGATTSRAHTAIKIAPQYSGVVSHVQDASLVVNVCNDLLNPEKYDKYARELEEKHEELRELHSSKKSKTEYLSIAEARDRRFTDDWRNTPIDTPQNLGPEVMDDIPIEDIIPYIDWSPFFWVWELKGIYPKIFEHKKWGKQAKSLYDDAERLLKQIGAEKRFRPRAVLSFWPANSKGDDVEVYTDNNRDKILDTFHFLRQQKDKGENQTYFCLADFVAPSDSGREDYIGGFVVTAGEEVEEFADSFKAKNDDYTAIMIQALGDRIAEALAEMMHKKARENWGYGKDENLSFEDLIKEKYRGIRPAAGYPACPDHTEKATLWKLLEAEEKIGVRLTENFAIYPPSSVAGLYFAHPESKYFPVSEIDKDQAEDYAGRKKIPLPEVEKWLRPNLGY, encoded by the coding sequence ATGAATAAACCGGAACATGAATCTTACAAATCGCTACGCCTGCTTCTGAACGAGAGAATCCTCTTCATGGACGGCGCTATGGGAACTATGGTACAGCGCTATAAACTCGAAGAAGAGGATTTCAGGGGAGATATATTTAAAGAGCACCCGCACGATCTCAAAGGAGATAACGACCTTCTATGCCTTACGAGACCGGAAATCATATCTGAAATACATCGTCTTTACCTCGAGGCCGGAGCCGATATTATTGAGACGAACACCTTTAACGCAAACCGTATCTCACAGGCCGATTACAAACTTGAGCACATCGTTTACGAGCTCAACAAAAAAGCGGCGGAGCTCGCCAAAGAGTCTGTCGAGGAATTCATGAAGGAAGACCCGGAGCGTAAATGCTTCGTGGCAGGCGCGCTCGGCCCTACGACCAAAACCGCGTCAATCTCCCCCGACGTTAACAACCCGGCACTGAGAGGCGTAACTTTTGATGAGCTGGTGGACGCGTATTATGAACAGGTAACCGGCCTTGTAGACGGCGGGACCGATATAATCCTCGCGGAGACCACTTTTGACACCCTGAACCTTAAAGCGGCTATATATGCCGTATACAGGTTTTTCGACGAGCACGCGGTTCGCCTTCCGTTCATGCTCTCGGTCACGATTACAGACGCATCGGGCCGGACGCTTTCCGGTCAGACCGTAGAGGCGTTCTGGAACTCGGTCAGGCACGCAGAGCCCTTAAGCGTGGGAATAAACTGCGCACTCGGCGCTCAGGAAATGCGGCCCTACATAGAGGAGCTCTCCAGAATCGCGGACTGCTACATAAGCTGCTACCCGAACGCGGGACTGCCGAACCCGCTTAGCGAGACAGGGTATGATCAGACCCCGGAGGATACGTCGAGCTATCTCGAGGATTTCGCAGAAAGCGGATTCGTCAACATTGTAGGCGGCTGCTGCGGGACAACCCCCGACCATATAAAGGCCATAGCGGACAAGGTACGGAAATTCCCGCCCCGGAAAATACCTGAAATCAGCCCTGCTACCCGGCTGAGCGGCCTTGAAGCCCTTAATATAGGAGAAAACGCCCCCTTTATAATGATAGGCGAGCGGACGAACGTGACAGGCTCCCCGAGGTTCGCCCGGCTCATAAAGGAGGACGATTTCGAGAGCGCTTTGAGCGTGGCTAAGCAGCAGGTGGAAAACGGAGCGAATATCATAGACGTTAATTTCGATGAAGCGCTCCTGGATGGCGAGGCCTGTATGACGCGCTTTTTAAACCTGATAGCGTCCGAGCCCGACATATCACGCGTCCCTATAATGATCGACAGCTCGAAATTTACCGTAATTGAAGAGGGGCTTAAATGTATTCAGGGCAAGGGGATTGTCAACTCAATAAGCCTGAAAGAAGGAGAGGATAAGTTCCTCGAGCAGGCCTGGAAGGTGATGCATTACGGCGCTGCGGCGGTCGTAATGGCGTTTGACGAAAAGGGACAGGCCGCGACAAAAGAGGATAAAGTCAGGATATGCCGGAGGGTATACGAGCTTCTGACCGAAAGAGTCGGCATGGACCCTGACGATATTATCTTCGACCCCAACGTTCTCACCGTCGCGACGGGCATAGAAGAGCACAACAACTATGCGCTTGACTTCATAGAGGCGGTGAAAGAGATAAAAGCAGTATGTCCCGGAGCCAAAACAAGCGGCGGCATAAGCAATATATCGTTCTCGTTCCGAGGCAATAATGTAGTCAGGGAGGCGATGCACAGCGCTTTCCTCTACCACGCCATTAACGCGGGGCTCGATATGGCTATCGTCAATGCCGGAATGCTTGAGGTCTATGAAAATATAGATCCAGAGCTCCTGGAAAAGGTGGAAGACGTCCTCCTTAACAGAAGACTGGACGCAACCGAAATACTCGTAGATTACGCGGAGAAGATTAAAGACACCGGAAAGGTCAGAGAAAAAGAAACCGAAAAATGGAGAGAGGGGAGTGTCGAGGAGCGTCTTTCGCACGCGCTTGTCAAGGGGATTGTGGATTACATAGAGGACGATACAGAGGAGGCGCGCCGGAAATTCGAAAAGCCGCTTGAAGTAATAGAGGGCCCACTTATGGAGGGGATGAAAGTTGTCGGGAAACTCTTCGGGGAAGGGAAAATGTTTCTGCCCCAGGTTGTAAAGAGCGCGCGCGTTATGAAAAAGGCCGTGGCGTATCTCGAGCCCTTCATGGAAGCCGAGAAAGCCAAATCGGGCGCCGGCAGACCGAAAGGTAAGTTCGTTATCGCGACTGTCAAGGGAGATGTTCACGATATAGGAAAGAACATAGTGTCTGTGGTTCTGGGATGCAACAACTATGAGGTAATTGATCTCGGAGTCATGGTGCCGTGCGAAAACATACTAAAAACGGCGAGGGAAATGGACGCCAATATAATCGGCCTGAGCGGGCTTATAACCCCTTCGCTTGACGAAATGGTTCACAACGCTTCTGAAATGGAAAGGCAGGGGTTCAAAACGCCGCTCCTTATCGGAGGCGCGACTACTAGCAGGGCGCATACGGCGATAAAAATCGCGCCCCAGTACAGCGGTGTAGTGAGCCACGTTCAGGACGCCTCACTTGTGGTAAACGTGTGCAACGACCTCCTGAACCCCGAAAAGTACGATAAATACGCAAGGGAGCTGGAGGAAAAACACGAGGAGTTGAGAGAACTGCATTCCTCAAAAAAAAGCAAGACGGAATACCTCTCAATTGCAGAGGCCAGGGACCGCAGATTTACGGACGACTGGCGGAACACCCCAATAGATACGCCTCAGAACCTGGGGCCGGAAGTAATGGATGATATACCCATTGAGGATATCATTCCCTACATCGACTGGTCTCCCTTCTTCTGGGTATGGGAGCTCAAGGGCATATATCCGAAAATCTTCGAGCACAAGAAATGGGGGAAACAGGCAAAGAGCCTCTACGATGACGCCGAGAGACTGCTTAAACAGATCGGGGCTGAAAAGCGTTTCAGGCCTAGAGCGGTTCTGTCATTCTGGCCCGCTAACAGCAAGGGCGACGACGTTGAAGTATATACGGATAACAATCGGGATAAAATACTTGATACGTTCCATTTCCTCCGTCAGCAGAAAGACAAGGGAGAAAATCAGACTTATTTCTGTCTCGCGGATTTTGTCGCCCCGTCAGACTCCGGAAGAGAGGACTATATTGGGGGATTCGTAGTCACGGCGGGCGAGGAGGTGGAAGAATTCGCCGACTCCTTTAAAGCCAAAAACGACGATTACACCGCGATAATGATACAGGCCCTCGGCGACCGCATCGCCGAAGCCCTTGCCGAGATGATGCACAAAAAAGCCAGGGAGAACTGGGGATACGGAAAAGACGAGAACCTGTCCTTCGAGGACCTGATAAAGGAAAAATACAGGGGCATAAGGCCCGCCGCTGGATATCCTGCGTGCCCCGATCATACGGAGAAGGCAACCCTCTGGAAACTTCTCGAAGCCGAAGAGAAAATTGGAGTCAGGCTTACGGAGAATTTTGCCATATACCCGCCAAGCTCCGTGGCCGGGCTATATTTCGCGCATCCGGAATCAAAATACTTCCCCGTGAGCGAAATAGATAAAGACCAGGCGGAGGACTACGCCGGGCGCAAGAAAATTCCGCTGCCGGAAGTAGAGAAGTGGCTCAGACCAAATCTCGGTTACTGA
- the gloB gene encoding hydroxyacylglutathione hydrolase, whose translation MDTFNGPGYGIARIRTEESDSNYNYIIWSTDTSECAVIDPYDPVEVLNFIRDNGLSVRHIINTHCHPDHIRGNDPILKVTMSKILVHPLGRDLVSPRSGPIDEGDVIEVGNIGLEVLHTPGHCPEHLTLIVGDHAFVGDTLFLAGCGNLRHRGDGEQLFKSIDTKLRTLPEDYKILVGHEYSEANLKFALDIEPDNAEAKNKLEQVLESRSQGEEPAPTTIGEEKKYNPFLRYDAPGVIEELKKRNPELDTSPVSVFKKLRKMRDDWS comes from the coding sequence ATGGACACTTTCAACGGCCCCGGATACGGGATCGCGAGAATAAGAACGGAAGAAAGCGACAGCAACTATAATTACATAATCTGGAGCACCGACACTTCCGAATGCGCGGTGATAGACCCTTACGACCCGGTCGAGGTCCTGAACTTCATCAGGGATAACGGCCTCAGTGTCAGACACATTATCAACACGCACTGCCACCCCGATCATATCAGGGGAAACGACCCCATCCTGAAAGTAACGATGTCTAAAATACTCGTCCATCCTCTGGGACGGGATCTGGTTTCCCCCAGAAGCGGGCCAATCGACGAAGGCGACGTAATAGAGGTGGGAAATATCGGGCTCGAGGTGCTTCACACCCCGGGACACTGTCCCGAGCACCTGACTCTTATCGTGGGGGACCACGCGTTCGTAGGGGATACGCTCTTTTTAGCCGGCTGCGGGAACCTCCGGCACAGAGGGGACGGGGAGCAGCTGTTCAAAAGCATTGATACGAAGCTCAGGACACTGCCCGAGGATTACAAAATTCTGGTCGGCCATGAATATTCCGAGGCGAACCTCAAATTCGCGCTCGATATAGAGCCTGACAACGCAGAGGCAAAAAATAAGCTCGAACAAGTGCTCGAAAGCCGCTCACAGGGAGAAGAACCTGCTCCCACGACAATAGGGGAAGAGAAGAAATATAACCCTTTTCTCAGATATGACGCGCCCGGAGTAATAGAAGAGCTCAAGAAAAGAAATCCCGAACTCGACACTTCGCCCGTGTCCGTTTTCAAGAAATTGAGAAAAATGCGGGACGACTGGAGCTGA
- the thrC gene encoding threonine synthase, translating into MSFVKGLKCKECGEEYPKEPLHVCETCFGPLEAVYNYDEIKKVISREVIEKRDRNIWRYKELLPVDQEPTVGVKVGYTPLVKADNLGRALGLKEIYVKNDAVCFPTLSFKDRVVSVALSKAKEFGFKTAACASTGNLANAVAALTTAGNLENFIFIPHNLEEAKIIGTTVYGSNLIGVKGAYDDVNRLCSEVAGKFGWAFVNINMRPYYAEGSKSFAFEMMEQLGWRTPKHIVVPMASGSLLTKVWKAIKEFEMMGLVEENGTKIYGAQATGCSPITTALKNEWEIFKPVKPDTIAKSLAIGTPADGFYAMCVMRESGGWGEDVTDREIVNGIKLLAETEGIFTETAGGVTMAVTKKLIEQGVIPKNESIVVSITGNGLKTQDAIVNDVSQPHIIDANLEEFEELYSKLKEQEEKGGLQDALCSHSNTA; encoded by the coding sequence ATGAGTTTTGTGAAGGGACTTAAGTGTAAAGAATGCGGCGAGGAATACCCGAAGGAGCCACTTCATGTTTGTGAAACATGTTTTGGTCCCCTGGAGGCAGTTTACAACTATGACGAGATAAAGAAGGTGATTTCACGGGAGGTAATTGAAAAACGGGACCGCAATATATGGCGATACAAAGAGTTACTGCCCGTTGATCAGGAACCGACCGTGGGAGTCAAAGTAGGATATACCCCGCTCGTAAAGGCGGATAATCTGGGCCGCGCTCTGGGCCTGAAAGAAATATATGTAAAGAATGACGCTGTTTGTTTCCCGACCCTCTCATTTAAGGACAGAGTTGTTTCGGTAGCCCTTTCAAAAGCAAAAGAGTTCGGATTCAAGACGGCGGCCTGCGCCTCTACGGGCAATCTGGCAAATGCGGTCGCGGCGCTCACTACAGCCGGGAATCTGGAAAACTTTATTTTTATTCCCCACAATCTGGAAGAGGCAAAGATAATAGGCACTACAGTATACGGCTCTAATCTTATAGGAGTTAAAGGCGCTTACGATGATGTAAACAGGTTGTGCAGCGAAGTAGCAGGCAAGTTCGGCTGGGCGTTCGTGAATATCAACATGCGTCCATACTATGCGGAGGGCTCTAAATCCTTTGCCTTTGAAATGATGGAACAGCTCGGATGGCGCACACCCAAACATATAGTAGTGCCGATGGCGAGCGGATCGCTGCTGACCAAGGTATGGAAGGCGATAAAAGAGTTTGAAATGATGGGGCTTGTCGAGGAAAACGGCACAAAAATTTACGGCGCGCAGGCTACCGGATGCTCGCCCATAACAACGGCTCTCAAGAACGAATGGGAGATATTCAAGCCGGTCAAGCCCGATACCATAGCCAAGTCGCTTGCCATAGGCACCCCGGCGGACGGATTTTACGCCATGTGTGTAATGAGAGAGAGCGGCGGATGGGGAGAGGATGTGACGGATCGGGAGATAGTAAACGGAATAAAGCTTCTTGCCGAAACCGAGGGTATATTCACCGAGACGGCGGGCGGTGTTACTATGGCTGTAACTAAAAAGCTGATCGAGCAGGGAGTGATACCGAAAAACGAGTCCATAGTAGTATCCATAACGGGAAACGGGCTCAAGACTCAGGATGCCATCGTAAACGATGTCTCTCAGCCGCATATTATAGACGCTAATCTTGAAGAGTTCGAAGAGTTATATTCAAAATTAAAGGAACAAGAAGAAAAAGGAGGTTTGCAAGATGCCCTCTGTTCGCATTCCAACACCGCTTAG
- a CDS encoding MoaD/ThiS family protein, with amino-acid sequence MPSVRIPTPLRKLTSEKDEVSISAANVGELIEEMESQYPGIKDRLCDESGNVRRFINLYVNNEDIRFLSGKETALKEDDVVSIIPAIAGGI; translated from the coding sequence ATGCCCTCTGTTCGCATTCCAACACCGCTTAGGAAGCTCACGTCCGAAAAGGACGAGGTTTCGATAAGCGCGGCAAATGTCGGAGAATTGATAGAAGAAATGGAAAGTCAGTATCCCGGGATTAAAGACAGGCTCTGTGATGAATCCGGAAATGTAAGAAGATTCATAAACCTGTACGTCAACAACGAAGATATAAGATTTTTAAGCGGGAAGGAAACCGCTTTAAAAGAAGATGACGTCGTATCCATAATACCTGCAATTGCGGGCGGGATCTGA
- the dnaJ gene encoding molecular chaperone DnaJ has translation MTSFDYYEVLRIERNASSEEIKRSYKRLAFEYHPDRNPGNREAEERFKRINEAYQILKDPDKRARYDSFGHISAEGIFSDLDFEAGFNDIFGNLFEEVFKAGARERAQRGKDLKYSLELSFEEAVGGAERELTIPRSVVCPECGGSGAARGGETICSSCGGRGEFQYSQGFFAIKRSCSACGGTGTRITRTCVNCGGDRYVMADHSVRVNVPPGISNGARLRIRGEGDTGHMGGPNGDLYIEIHVEEHPLFRRDGEDLYCRVPVAFVQAALGDEVEIPTPRGKSTIKIPPGTQSGQTFRIKGKGVPRLGGRGVGDLYIEVQVEVPVKLNKKQQALLEEFARASEGKNIPMTKRFVSRLQELFNK, from the coding sequence ATGACAAGTTTTGATTACTACGAAGTTTTGCGGATCGAACGAAACGCAAGCTCCGAAGAAATAAAAAGATCATACAAGAGACTCGCTTTTGAATACCACCCGGACAGAAACCCCGGAAACAGGGAAGCTGAGGAAAGATTCAAGCGGATAAACGAAGCATATCAGATACTAAAAGACCCCGATAAGAGGGCCCGATACGATAGTTTCGGCCATATATCAGCGGAAGGAATATTCTCCGATCTGGATTTCGAGGCCGGATTCAATGATATTTTCGGGAATCTTTTCGAAGAGGTTTTTAAAGCGGGTGCGCGTGAGAGGGCCCAAAGGGGAAAAGACCTCAAATACTCCCTTGAACTTTCGTTTGAAGAGGCTGTAGGGGGCGCCGAAAGAGAGCTCACAATACCCAGAAGCGTAGTGTGCCCGGAGTGCGGCGGAAGCGGGGCTGCGAGAGGTGGAGAGACAATATGCTCAAGCTGCGGGGGAAGAGGAGAGTTCCAATACTCACAGGGATTTTTCGCTATAAAAAGGAGTTGCTCCGCGTGTGGGGGAACCGGCACTAGGATTACCAGAACCTGTGTTAACTGCGGCGGGGACAGATATGTTATGGCAGATCATAGTGTCAGGGTAAACGTGCCTCCCGGAATCTCGAATGGAGCCAGACTCCGGATCCGGGGCGAGGGAGACACAGGACATATGGGCGGCCCTAACGGCGACCTCTATATAGAAATACACGTAGAGGAACACCCTCTCTTCAGACGCGACGGCGAGGATCTCTACTGCAGGGTCCCTGTCGCGTTCGTCCAGGCGGCTCTGGGGGATGAAGTGGAGATACCGACCCCACGGGGAAAAAGCACTATCAAAATCCCTCCCGGCACGCAGTCCGGTCAGACTTTCAGAATAAAGGGGAAAGGGGTTCCGAGACTCGGGGGCAGGGGAGTAGGGGATCTCTACATAGAGGTGCAAGTTGAAGTTCCGGTCAAGCTCAACAAAAAGCAGCAGGCCCTGCTGGAGGAGTTTGCCAGGGCAAGCGAAGGGAAAAACATTCCCATGACGAAGCGGTTTGTGTCCAGGCTTCAGGAACTCTTCAACAAGTAA
- the dnaK gene encoding molecular chaperone DnaK, translating into MAIVGIDLGTTNSCVALIEGGSPVVIPNEEGSRVTPSVVAFTEDNSRFAGAVAKRQAVVNPTTTIFGVKRLIGRRFDSPEVQKALGFAPYNIVTNESGDAWIESNSKTYSPQEISSIVLSKMKQVAEEYLGYEVTDAVITVPAHFNDLQRQATKDAGKIAGLNVRRIINEPTAAALAYGFDKAENKRIAVFDLGGGTFDITILEMANGVFEVKSTSGDTFLGGDDFDQKLIELALEDFSSQHEIDLREDKMALQRIREASEKAKHELSSIMDTSINLPFIAVDQSGPKHLNYKITRQEFEELVSDLIDRLEIPCNQALQDAKLEPSDIDEVVLVGGMTRMPKIEEKVKEIFKKEPQTRINPEEVVAIGASIQGGVLEGKVEEVLLLDVVPLSLGVETRGGLFTKIIERNTTIPTKRSRIFTTAFDNQEFVGIHVLQGEREMVDDNISLANFNLIGIPPAPRGMPQIEVSFEVDSDGILHVSAKDLGTGKKQAIQVVTSGGLSEDEMNKIIEESKTSSETDQKRRDLAVLKNEAEGLIYSVKRTLESYGDKIDAEMKDNIEDSMKSMNEALESEDYSYVKDVLEHLKEASYKFAEVIYTRQEENSETRGDSE; encoded by the coding sequence ATGGCTATAGTAGGCATAGATCTCGGCACAACTAATTCATGCGTCGCTTTAATTGAAGGCGGAAGCCCTGTCGTAATCCCGAATGAGGAGGGGAGCAGGGTCACACCTTCGGTAGTCGCATTCACCGAGGACAACAGCAGGTTTGCCGGCGCAGTGGCGAAAAGGCAGGCGGTAGTAAACCCGACCACGACTATATTCGGCGTCAAGAGACTGATAGGGAGACGCTTTGACTCGCCGGAAGTGCAAAAAGCGCTTGGATTCGCTCCTTACAATATTGTGACCAACGAGTCCGGCGACGCATGGATCGAATCGAACTCAAAGACATACAGCCCCCAGGAGATCTCTTCCATAGTGCTTTCCAAAATGAAGCAGGTTGCCGAGGAGTATCTGGGTTACGAAGTGACTGACGCGGTGATCACCGTACCGGCCCATTTTAACGACCTTCAGAGACAGGCTACCAAAGACGCCGGCAAAATAGCGGGCTTGAACGTGAGAAGGATAATAAACGAGCCTACGGCGGCGGCTCTCGCCTATGGATTCGATAAAGCGGAAAATAAGAGGATAGCGGTATTTGATCTGGGCGGGGGTACTTTCGACATTACGATTTTGGAAATGGCAAACGGCGTTTTCGAGGTCAAATCCACGAGCGGCGACACCTTTCTGGGTGGGGACGATTTCGACCAGAAACTCATCGAGCTTGCGCTCGAGGACTTCAGCAGCCAGCATGAAATAGATCTCAGGGAAGACAAGATGGCCCTTCAGAGAATAAGGGAAGCCTCCGAGAAGGCCAAGCACGAACTATCTTCAATCATGGATACCAGTATAAACCTGCCGTTCATCGCAGTGGATCAGTCCGGACCCAAGCATCTTAATTACAAAATAACGCGTCAGGAGTTCGAGGAGCTCGTATCGGATTTGATAGACAGGCTGGAAATTCCCTGCAACCAGGCGCTTCAGGACGCAAAACTCGAGCCTTCCGATATAGATGAAGTCGTTCTTGTGGGCGGAATGACCAGAATGCCGAAAATTGAGGAAAAGGTTAAGGAGATATTCAAGAAAGAGCCTCAGACCAGGATCAACCCGGAGGAAGTGGTCGCTATAGGGGCTTCTATTCAGGGCGGAGTACTCGAGGGTAAAGTAGAGGAAGTGTTGCTGTTAGATGTAGTGCCTCTTTCCCTGGGTGTTGAAACAAGGGGCGGACTCTTTACAAAAATTATCGAAAGGAACACCACAATTCCCACGAAGAGGAGCAGAATATTTACAACAGCCTTCGACAATCAGGAATTTGTGGGAATACACGTGCTTCAGGGAGAGAGGGAAATGGTGGATGATAATATATCGCTTGCGAACTTCAACCTTATCGGCATACCTCCCGCGCCGAGGGGAATGCCGCAGATAGAAGTATCGTTTGAAGTGGATTCAGACGGCATACTCCATGTATCGGCAAAAGATCTGGGCACGGGGAAAAAACAGGCTATACAGGTAGTAACCTCGGGCGGGTTATCGGAAGATGAAATGAACAAGATAATCGAAGAGAGCAAAACCAGCTCGGAGACCGACCAGAAACGAAGGGACCTCGCGGTGCTCAAAAACGAGGCCGAGGGGCTAATTTACTCCGTCAAAAGAACGCTCGAATCATACGGGGATAAAATCGACGCCGAGATGAAGGATAACATAGAGGACTCCATGAAGAGCATGAATGAGGCTCTTGAGAGTGAGGACTATAGCTACGTAAAGGACGTGCTTGAGCATCTTAAGGAAGCATCGTACAAATTTGCCGAGGTAATTTACACCAGGCAGGAGGAAAATAGCGAGACCCGCGGCGATAGTGAATAA
- the grpE gene encoding nucleotide exchange factor GrpE, translating to MNPNDSDEKNGPIDLSEDTENIDEDNGSTQGENDTQVDRGDDKDYQELYQKYLRLAADFENYKKRLAKEKSDIIAYGNEELIKALLNVLDNLERALEHSDVQEDPKPLLEGVKLVHKQFLSCLEKFGVQFIDASRGTEFDPRLHQAIERVVSPDITPGMVISEMLRGYMLKDRLLRPALVAVSKGPEGTGEPGSYDTGGEEPEGQEKEASDIFNLTDEES from the coding sequence ATGAATCCAAACGATAGTGATGAAAAAAACGGTCCAATCGATTTGAGCGAAGATACTGAAAATATCGACGAAGATAACGGAAGTACGCAAGGAGAAAACGACACCCAGGTTGATAGAGGAGATGACAAGGATTACCAGGAGCTCTACCAAAAATATTTGAGGCTCGCGGCTGATTTCGAGAATTACAAAAAAAGGCTTGCGAAAGAAAAATCGGATATAATCGCATATGGAAATGAAGAATTGATAAAGGCCCTGCTTAACGTTCTGGACAACCTGGAACGCGCCCTTGAGCACTCCGACGTACAGGAAGACCCCAAACCCCTTCTTGAGGGAGTGAAGCTTGTCCACAAGCAGTTCCTGAGTTGTCTCGAGAAATTCGGAGTACAGTTTATAGACGCTTCCCGCGGCACGGAATTCGACCCCCGGCTGCACCAGGCAATCGAACGCGTTGTGTCCCCGGATATTACGCCGGGAATGGTAATATCCGAAATGCTCAGGGGGTACATGCTGAAAGACAGGCTGCTCAGGCCGGCACTGGTGGCCGTATCGAAGGGCCCCGAGGGCACGGGCGAACCGGGGAGTTACGATACTGGCGGTGAGGAGCCCGAAGGTCAGGAAAAAGAGGCTTCGGATATCTTTAATTTAACTGATGAGGAATCCTAA